The following are encoded together in the Lathyrus oleraceus cultivar Zhongwan6 chromosome 3, CAAS_Psat_ZW6_1.0, whole genome shotgun sequence genome:
- the LOC127129918 gene encoding uncharacterized protein LOC127129918, giving the protein MYRKVEKELDKVVDKSQVGTPISDNEETAITKETIEKEKSYVPPPPYKPPIPYLQRLAKTKNEEDITRIPFYAKFLKEILSNKKKLEDDDTVALTTECSAIIQNNMPPKLKDTSSFYFPCVIGKFVINKLNLGDFRPMRTSLKLANLSFKYPIGMLENIPVCIGQFYIPMNFIVMDISEDSNIPIILGMPFLATTGVIIDVKRGKLTFKVGQEKIEFTLSQFLKAPTIAGACYFIDIIDECIKELASVKPPTTMLVELPATKMVEEDEAKYYHPYVEYNLRECIALTPNLMPSPKEQSIELNKLPKNLRYEFLDEQLDRPIIVNIDIHRDETEKLLVVLRKYHTTLGYNISNLKGVIPSMCMHKIMLEEDSKTLREH; this is encoded by the exons ATGTATAGAAAAGTTGAGAAAGAACTAGATAAAGTGGTTGATAAGAGCCAAGTAGGAACACCAATATCTGATAATGAAGAGACGGCCATAACCAAAGAAACTATTGAGAAAGAGAAGTCGTACGTtcctccaccaccttataaaccaccaATACCATACCTTCAAAGACTTGCTAAAACTAAGAATGAGG AGGACATTACACGAATTCCCTTTTATGCCAAGTTCCTAAAGGAAATCCTATCTAAtaagaagaaacttgaagatgaCGATACAGTGGCACTCACTACAGAGTGTAGCGCCATTATCCAAAACAACATGCCCCCAAAGTTGAAAGACACTAGTAGTTTTTATTTTCCATGTGTGATAGGCAAGTTTGTCATTAACAAG CTCAACTTAGGAGACTTTAGGCCTATGAGGACGTCCCTTAAATTAGCCAATCTCTCTTTTAAGTACCCCATAGGCATGCTAGAAAACATTCCAGTGTGCATTGGCCAATTTTACATTCCTATGAATTTTATAGTGATGGACATAAGTGAGGACTCCAATATTCCTATCATCTTAGGAATGCCCTTCTTAGCCACAACCGGTGTGATCATAGATGTGAAACGAGGGAAATTAACCTTTAAAGTTGGTCAGGAGAAAATTGAATTTACTCTTTCTCAATTTCTGAAGGCTCCAACTATTGCTGGTGCATGTTATTTTATAGACATTattgatgaatgcataaaagagCTAGCATCAGTAAAACCACCGACTACAATGCTAGTTGAACTTCCAGCCACTAAAATGGTAGAAGAAGATGAGGCTAAATATTATCACCCTTATGTAGAATATAACCTAAGAGAATGTATTGCACTTACTCCTAATCTTATGCCTAGCCCTAAGGAACAATCAATAGAACTTAACAAACTACCCAAaaacctaagatatgagtttttaGACGAGCAACTTGATCGTCCAATCATAGTTAACATTGATATTCATAGAGATGAAACTGAGAAACTCTTGGTTGTGTTAAGGAAGTACCATACAACTTTAGGGTACAACATCTCCAATCTTAAAGGAGTTATCCCCTCTATGTGCATGCACAAAATTATGCTCGAAGAGGACTCTAAAACCTTAAGAGAACACTAG